The Proteiniborus sp. DW1 genome segment CTAACTCCTTCTTCTTCCATAGTTATTCCATATAAGGAATCTGCACATTCCATTGTTCCTTTTCTATGTGTTATTACAATAAACTGTGTTTCTTTTGAAAATTCTCTTAAATAATCAGCATACCTATATACATTTGCATCATCAAGGGCAGCTTCTATCTCATCTAGTATGCAAAATGGTGTTGGCTTAGTTTTCAATATCGCAAATAAAAGAGCTATGGCTGTCAATGCTCTCTCTCCACCTGACAACAAGGACAAACTCTGGAGTTTTTTTCCTGGTGGTTGTGCAATTATTTCAATACCACTAGTAAGAACATTTTCTTCATCTTCCAAAAACACATCTGCCTTACCACCACCAAACAATTTCACAAAGACATCGCTGAAATTGGCTTTAATTATATCAAAGCTTTCCTTGAACTGTTGTTTCATTTTTAATTTCATATCCTTAATTACAACATCTAAAGATTCCTTTGCCTCTATCAGATCTTTCTTTTGAGCTGATAAAAATTCGTATCTTTCACTTACTTTTACAAATTCTTCAATTGAATCTAAATTTATATTTCCTAAGCTTCTTATTTTATTTTTAAGTTCCCGAATTTCATTTTGAAATCTTGTCACGTTTTCAATTTCTTTCTTGTACTTTAGTGCCATCTGATAAGTCATTTCGTATTCTTCCCACAGCTTGCTATTTATATTATCCAGCTGTAGATTATACTTTTCTTGCTTTAATTCCAGAGATGAGATACTCTTTTGTAGTTCATTAATTGTTCTATTCATTTCATTAAGCTTTTCCTGGTCTGTATAATAGGCTTGCATAAAGTTATTTCTTTCAACCTTCACTTCATCAAGCTTAATATCGTATTCCAAAAGTTCCTCTGATAGTTTCTTTTTGTCTTCAGCTAATGAATCTACTCTAGCCCTTTCTTTAGTTATTTCTTCCCTATTGTTCTCCTGCTCCATAACTTTTCTCTTAAGATCTTCTTCCAACTTAAATCGAATGCTTATATAATTATTGATCGATTCAGTTGTAGTTTTAATTTCCTGTTTCATTGTTGCTATTTTTACTTGTAGCTCTGTGTTCTCATTTATTAGACTGTCTTTTATATTTTTTTGCTTTTCAAACTCTTTAGTTAACTCTTCTATTTTTATTTGTATCAGCTTAGCTTTTTCATCTAAGTCTATTATTTCGCTTTCTAAATCGCTAATATCAACATTTGAAGTATAATTTTCATTTGAAAGCTGGTTTTGTTCCCTCATATATTTTTTTATCAATGTATCATTTCTCTCATTGTCCGTAATAAACTGATTATACTTATTTTCTAATTTAACCAATGTAACATTGATATTATTAATTTCATTATCAATATCTAAAATTCTAGTTTCTAACTCAGCTTTTTCTTTCTGATAATCCTGTATTTTTTTGATAATGTTTGAATAGTTACTATTTAACTCCTTTAATTCTTCTTCTAGTTCATTTATCTGTCTATCTCTTCCTAATATATTTGTATTACTAGAATTAAAGCTTCCACCTGTCATCGAACCCCCAGGGCTAAGTATTTCACCATCGAGAGAGACTATTTTATATTGATGCCCAGTTTGTTTTGAAAGTATGATTCCATCGTCTAAGGTTTCCACTATTAACACTCTGCCTAGTAAGTTTTCAAATATAGTATTGTAATCACTATGAAAATTAATTAATTCTGATGCAACTCCTATAAAACCTTTACATTGTATTCTACCTTTTTCTGCTATACTTAATCCCCTAGCTTTCATAGAAGAAATAGGCAAAAATGTCACTCTTCCAAGCTTATTCTTTTTTAAGAAATCAATTATAACTTTGGCATCTTCTTGAGTTTCTGTAACTATATTTTGCAGTGATGATCCTAAAGCTACTTCAATAGCCCTTTCATATCGCTTGTCTACTCTAATAAGTTCAGCAACTACTCCTTTTACACCTTTCCCTAGTTTTTTATCACTTTTACATGCTATTAGAGTATTTTTTACACTTTTATAATAGCCTTCATATTCATCCTTCATTTCAAGAAGCAATTTCAAGTTTGATAATTTCCCATGAATTTGACCCTTTATATTATCAGCATTAGACTTTAATGCTTCTTGTTCCCTTGTAATTTGCTCCCTAATAATTACTTTTTCTTTTTTTTCTCTATTCAGTTCCTCTAAGCTACTTTTATATTTAGTTAATTCTTCAGAAATGCTATTAGCTAGCTTACTATTTTCTTCACTCTGCAATCTAATACTCTTAATATCATGTTCTATTTGCTCTATTCTTTTATTGATACTTTTACTAAATGTAGATATGCTATTTAATTTGCTTTTTCTATCTGCAATTTGGTTTAGGTATTGAACTAAATCTCCCTTCTTATTCTCAATGCTATCTTCTGTTTCTTTCATACTATTGATTAGACTATCTAATTCTAGAGCCTTATTTTTTAGTTGTTTATTCAAAGCCTCAGTTTCTTTTTCGAGCTCCTGTTTATAGTTTAATTCTTCATTTTCTTTTTTATTTGAATCCTCAATTTGCTTTTTAGTTAACTCTATTTCACTTAAAAGTCTTTCTGTTTCTTTTTCTAGATAAAATATTCTTTCTCTACTTAGCTTCAATTCACCTTCATGTTTTTCAATTGTATTTTGAGTTGAATATTTTGAACTTTGAAGCTCCTCTATTTTTGCATCCATTTTATCTATTTCATTTTTTACCTTATTATATTTATTTTCAAAAGCATTTCTTTTTTCCTCGTTATATTTAAGTTGTGAAATAACTAACTCTCTTTGGGCTTCTAAATGGCTTATTTCTTCTTTTAATCTATCGTACTCTCTAACAAAAAGACTAACTTCTAAATCCTTTAGATTTTCTGAAAGCAATAGATATTCCTTTGCTTTTTCTGATTGATTTTGCAAAGGCCCAATTTGGTTTTCAAGTTCACTTATAATATCATTTATTCTTAATAAATTTTCCTTTGTCTTCTCTAATTTTTTTTCTGCTTCTTCCTTCCTAGTCTTATACTTTACTATTCCAGCTGCTTCCTCAAATATCATCCTTCTATCTTCGGATTTTGTACTTAATATTTCATCTATTCTACCTTGTCCAATAATTGAATATCCATCTTTACCAACACCTGTATCCATAAAAAGTTCTCTTACATCCTTTAGTCTGCATGAGTTTTTATTGATATAATATTCACTTTCACCTGACCTAAATACTCTACGTGTAACACTAACTTCTGTATAGTCTATGGGGAGACTTCCATCTTTGTTGTCTAATACTAATGTTACCTCTGCAAATCCAGTAGGTTTTCTGTTATTGGTACCAGAGAAAATAACATCCTCCATTTTACTTCCTCTTAATGTTTTTGCACTTTGTTCACCTAGAACCCAACGTAAAGCATCTGAAACATTACTTTTTCCGCTTCCATTGGGTCCTACAACAGCTGTAATACCGCCCTTAAATTCAATTTCAGTTTTATCTGCAAAGGATTTAAAGCCCTGAATCTCAATTTTTTTAAGATACAAATCCACACACCTCAATTCCTAGGAATAATAACATAATCTGAATTAATAGCTTTTATTGAGGGATTCTTTAGATGTCTAGCTTAGGACAAGCAGACCTTTTTTTAATAAGTACTTTTTTGTAAGCTCTTTTACTTCAACCCTATGTTTTATGCCTTCATTTACTATAAAAAAATAATCCTTGCTAATATCTTCAGCCATAACCTTTACTTTTTTAATACCATATCTTTCTTCTAAATATATTAAATTAGATGATCTTTGACCTACAAAGTTTGATATCTCTTTTTTATTTATATATACTTGAATAGATTTATTTATTTTTTGAATATTAGCAAAGAGAATCTCTAGATATTCTCTATAAATCCTTCCCTCAACAAGTTGTCTAAAAGCGGGATGAAAAGGTCCAGCTATTACATCCTTATTTTCTGCAATATTATCAGTAGGTTGTAATCCAATTCTAATAACATTTATATCATTGTAATTAAATAACATCAACAAATCAACACATATTCTTATAGCCTCATCTAAGGACAAAGGAATATAAGTCCCCTCTTTATATTTCTTTTCGAGAAATGTTTCTTTGATAACTAATGTAGGATATATGCGCACGATGCTAGGTTTTAGGTTAATAAGTTGTTTTGCAGTAAAAACTTCCTTTTCATAGTCGCTTCCCGGAAGACCAGTCATCATTTGCAAACCAAGTATAAATCCATGTTTCCTAATTAATTTTGATGCATTTGCTACATCTGTATCACTATGACCTCTATAACTATTTTGTAGAACATCCGGACACATTGATTGGACTCCTAGTTCAATAATATCAACATTATATTGTTTCAATAAATCTAGTCTCATGCCATCTATATAATCAGGTCTTGTGGATAGGCGAATCCTATTTATTAGACCTCTTTTCTTATAGTCACAAGCTATATCTAAAAGCTCTCTTTGAATATCCATATCAATTCCTGTGAAACTGCCCCCAAAAAAAGCTATTTCTAGCTTTTCGTTAGTTTCAGGAATAGTACTTAAATAGGTGTCAATAGTATCTCTTATACTATGTGTATCAAAATTAGCTTTACTCTGCGCTATTTTTCTCTGATTACAAAAAATGCAGTCATGAGGACATCCGATATGAGGAACAAATATTGGAATTATATGATGTCTAATGCTCATTTTCTTTTTCCATTCTTTCTAGTGCTATTTTAGCTGCATTTTGCTCTGCTTCCTTTTTACTTTTTCCTAAACCCTTTCCTAAAGTTTTATTTCTTACTACAACTTCAGTATGGAATACTTTGTTATGATCTGGTCCTTCCTCAGAAATTATTTTATACTCTATTTTGGATTTAGTTTTTTTCTGTAAAATTTCTTGAAGTTGTGTCTTATAATCTATAAATAACTCTCTTCCATTAACTGCATTTTCAATGATCCCTGTCATAAATTTTAACACAAAAGCTTTTGCATTGCTGAATTTTCCATCTAAGTAAATTGAACCTATTAAAGCTTCAAATGCATCTGCTAATATTGAAACTCTCTCTCTCCCACCCGTTACTTCTTCTCCTCTTCCTAAAAGCATGTATTTGCCTAAGTTGATTTGTTTTGCCACATAAGAAAGAGAAGGTTCACATACAACTGTAGCCCTTAGCTTAGTCAATTCACCTTCTGGATAATTTGAATATTTATTAAAAATATAGTCGCTTACTATTAGTCCTAAAACAGAATCACCTAAAAATTCAAGTCTCTCATTGTAAGTAATCTTAAATCTTTTGTGCTCATTTGCATAGGAACTATGTGTCAATGCCCAGTTTAACAAATCGATGTTATTAAACCTGTATCCTATTTTAGTCTGGATTTCATTTAGTAAGTGTAACCTCTCAGTGCTTATTACATATCTCATAAAGACTCCTCCATATAATTACTAGATATAGAGGTGTTATTGTAGATATTTTAAATTATTTAAAACATCTACGATAACACCCACATACTTTAGTTTACTATATAACATGTAGATTATGCAAATAATTTTATTGCATGATTACTGTAGACAAGTATTTAAGGATTAGATAGAATCTAATCCTTAAATACTCTAATAACTATAGACGCATTGTGTCCACCAAAACCAAGTGAATTTGATACAGCAATATTAATCTCTTCAAAAATGCCCTTGTTTGGTATATAGTTTAAATCACATTCTTCATCATAGTTTTCATAATTTATTGTAGGAGGTAAATATCCATTAACTAAAGCTAGAGAACATACACACGCTTCTATACCTCCTGCTGCTCCTAATAAATGACCTGTCATTGATTTCGTAGAACTAATTTTAAGTTTGTAAGCATGTTCCTTAAAAACTCTTTTGATAGCTGCAGTTTCTAAAGCATCATTATAAGATGTTGAGGTACCATGGGCATTAATATAATCCACATCATCAGGTGAAATTTCAGCATCTTTTAAGGCTATTTCCATAGCTCTAGCTGCTCCTTCCCCACCATCAGATGGTGTAGTAATGTGGTATGCGTCTGCAGTAGAACCATAGCCTATTATTTCTCCATATATATTTGCGCCTCGATTTAGGGCATGCTGTAGCTCTTCCAAAATTAAAATACCAGCGCCTTCACTCATTACAAATCCATCTCTATTTTTATCAAAGGGTCTACTGGCTCTAGTAGGTTCAGAATTATTCGCTGATAATGCCTTCATTGCAGAGAAGCCTGCCAAAGCCATAGGTGTAATAGAAGCTTCTGTCCCTCCCGTAACAATTATATCACTATCACCTCTTTGTATTACTTTAAAGGCATCTCCTATTGCATTTGTTGATGAAGCACAGGCAGTTACAATTGTTTCGTTTATACCCCTTGCACCTAACATTATAGATATCTGCCCTGCTGCCATATTTCCAATCATCATTGGTATGAAAAATGGACTGACTCGTCTCGGTCCTTTTTCTAGCAATTTTTGGTGCTGTTCTTCAAAGGTTTCAAGGCCTCCAATACCTGAGCCTATAATTACACCTAATCTTTCATTGTTAACCTTATCTAAATCAATATTAGCATCTTCTATTGCAAGCTTAGATGCAGCAACAGCAAATTGAGTAAACCTGTCCATCTTTCTAGCTTCTTTCTTATCCATATAGTTCTCAGCCTCAAAACCCTTAACTTCTCCAGCTATTGATGTGCCATACCCCTCTGTATCAAATCTAGTAATATGTGATATGCCACTTTTCCCATTTAGTAGAGAATTCCAAAACTCGTTTTTCCCAATTCCAATAGGACTAATAATGCCTAAACCTGTAATAACCACTCTTTTTTTCATGCTATCCCTACCTATCTTATATAAAATAATATAAATGTATTAGGTTTAAAACAATCTATATAAAAAATATTTTAGC includes the following:
- the rnc gene encoding ribonuclease III; this encodes MRYVISTERLHLLNEIQTKIGYRFNNIDLLNWALTHSSYANEHKRFKITYNERLEFLGDSVLGLIVSDYIFNKYSNYPEGELTKLRATVVCEPSLSYVAKQINLGKYMLLGRGEEVTGGRERVSILADAFEALIGSIYLDGKFSNAKAFVLKFMTGIIENAVNGRELFIDYKTQLQEILQKKTKSKIEYKIISEEGPDHNKVFHTEVVVRNKTLGKGLGKSKKEAEQNAAKIALERMEKENEH
- a CDS encoding radical SAM protein, with the translated sequence MSIRHHIIPIFVPHIGCPHDCIFCNQRKIAQSKANFDTHSIRDTIDTYLSTIPETNEKLEIAFFGGSFTGIDMDIQRELLDIACDYKKRGLINRIRLSTRPDYIDGMRLDLLKQYNVDIIELGVQSMCPDVLQNSYRGHSDTDVANASKLIRKHGFILGLQMMTGLPGSDYEKEVFTAKQLINLKPSIVRIYPTLVIKETFLEKKYKEGTYIPLSLDEAIRICVDLLMLFNYNDINVIRIGLQPTDNIAENKDVIAGPFHPAFRQLVEGRIYREYLEILFANIQKINKSIQVYINKKEISNFVGQRSSNLIYLEERYGIKKVKVMAEDISKDYFFIVNEGIKHRVEVKELTKKYLLKKGLLVLS
- the fabF gene encoding beta-ketoacyl-ACP synthase II — protein: MKKRVVITGLGIISPIGIGKNEFWNSLLNGKSGISHITRFDTEGYGTSIAGEVKGFEAENYMDKKEARKMDRFTQFAVAASKLAIEDANIDLDKVNNERLGVIIGSGIGGLETFEEQHQKLLEKGPRRVSPFFIPMMIGNMAAGQISIMLGARGINETIVTACASSTNAIGDAFKVIQRGDSDIIVTGGTEASITPMALAGFSAMKALSANNSEPTRASRPFDKNRDGFVMSEGAGILILEELQHALNRGANIYGEIIGYGSTADAYHITTPSDGGEGAARAMEIALKDAEISPDDVDYINAHGTSTSYNDALETAAIKRVFKEHAYKLKISSTKSMTGHLLGAAGGIEACVCSLALVNGYLPPTINYENYDEECDLNYIPNKGIFEEINIAVSNSLGFGGHNASIVIRVFKD
- the smc gene encoding chromosome segregation protein SMC; the protein is MYLKKIEIQGFKSFADKTEIEFKGGITAVVGPNGSGKSNVSDALRWVLGEQSAKTLRGSKMEDVIFSGTNNRKPTGFAEVTLVLDNKDGSLPIDYTEVSVTRRVFRSGESEYYINKNSCRLKDVRELFMDTGVGKDGYSIIGQGRIDEILSTKSEDRRMIFEEAAGIVKYKTRKEEAEKKLEKTKENLLRINDIISELENQIGPLQNQSEKAKEYLLLSENLKDLEVSLFVREYDRLKEEISHLEAQRELVISQLKYNEEKRNAFENKYNKVKNEIDKMDAKIEELQSSKYSTQNTIEKHEGELKLSRERIFYLEKETERLLSEIELTKKQIEDSNKKENEELNYKQELEKETEALNKQLKNKALELDSLINSMKETEDSIENKKGDLVQYLNQIADRKSKLNSISTFSKSINKRIEQIEHDIKSIRLQSEENSKLANSISEELTKYKSSLEELNREKKEKVIIREQITREQEALKSNADNIKGQIHGKLSNLKLLLEMKDEYEGYYKSVKNTLIACKSDKKLGKGVKGVVAELIRVDKRYERAIEVALGSSLQNIVTETQEDAKVIIDFLKKNKLGRVTFLPISSMKARGLSIAEKGRIQCKGFIGVASELINFHSDYNTIFENLLGRVLIVETLDDGIILSKQTGHQYKIVSLDGEILSPGGSMTGGSFNSSNTNILGRDRQINELEEELKELNSNYSNIIKKIQDYQKEKAELETRILDIDNEINNINVTLVKLENKYNQFITDNERNDTLIKKYMREQNQLSNENYTSNVDISDLESEIIDLDEKAKLIQIKIEELTKEFEKQKNIKDSLINENTELQVKIATMKQEIKTTTESINNYISIRFKLEEDLKRKVMEQENNREEITKERARVDSLAEDKKKLSEELLEYDIKLDEVKVERNNFMQAYYTDQEKLNEMNRTINELQKSISSLELKQEKYNLQLDNINSKLWEEYEMTYQMALKYKKEIENVTRFQNEIRELKNKIRSLGNINLDSIEEFVKVSERYEFLSAQKKDLIEAKESLDVVIKDMKLKMKQQFKESFDIIKANFSDVFVKLFGGGKADVFLEDEENVLTSGIEIIAQPPGKKLQSLSLLSGGERALTAIALLFAILKTKPTPFCILDEIEAALDDANVYRYADYLREFSKETQFIVITHRKGTMECADSLYGITMEEEGVSKLISVKLTEKNDEKAS